From the genome of Thermoflexus hugenholtzii, one region includes:
- a CDS encoding RAMP superfamily CRISPR-associated protein encodes MTRLEMELIITLDTALHTTGNLRRPGVDKAMARTAQGDPVLPATTLKGFLREKAEILLRAWGHPVCLGPEPDRMCKGPEPCRICRVFGNPRHPSPLRFSDATLIHADEDLSVRAGVAISRHRRAAFPQRLFFMETVPSIPERPIRGQAWCEGDFFDPTTAREAAALIALAARWGIAIGGGKTRGLGWIREIKVNAHIDGEPLPESALVEIWRAWREGTHVA; translated from the coding sequence ATGACCAGACTGGAGATGGAGCTGATCATCACGCTGGACACCGCGCTCCACACCACCGGCAACCTCCGACGCCCGGGGGTGGACAAAGCCATGGCCCGGACCGCGCAGGGGGATCCTGTTCTCCCGGCCACCACCCTGAAGGGTTTCTTGCGGGAGAAGGCGGAGATCCTGCTGCGCGCCTGGGGGCATCCGGTATGTCTCGGGCCCGAGCCGGATCGGATGTGCAAAGGACCGGAGCCCTGCCGGATCTGTCGGGTGTTCGGCAACCCCCGACACCCCTCACCGCTGCGCTTCAGCGATGCAACCTTGATTCATGCCGACGAGGACCTGTCCGTTCGGGCAGGCGTGGCCATCAGCCGCCACCGGCGGGCGGCCTTTCCCCAACGCTTGTTCTTCATGGAAACTGTTCCATCCATTCCCGAGCGACCCATCCGGGGGCAAGCCTGGTGTGAAGGCGATTTCTTTGATCCGACAACGGCGCGAGAAGCCGCCGCGTTGATCGCCCTGGCGGCTCGCTGGGGGATCGCCATCGGGGGTGGCAAGACCCGCGGGCTGGGCTGGATCCGGGAGATCAAGGTGAACGCGCACATCGACGGCGAGCCCCTTCCAGAGAGCGCGCTGGTGGAGATCTGGCGGGCCTGGCGGGAGGGAACCCATGTGGCTTAA